In Bacillus cytotoxicus NVH 391-98, the following are encoded in one genomic region:
- the proS gene encoding proline--tRNA ligase: protein MKKEQVQAITKMEEDFAQWYTDIVKKAELVDYSSVKGCMILRPYGYALWENIQKVLDEKLKASGHENVYMPMFIPENLLQKEKDHVEGFAPKVAWVTHGGDEKLGERLCVRPTSETLFCEHFSKIVQSYNDLPKLYNQWCSVVRWEKTTRPFLRTTEFLWQEGHTIHETAEESQRETLNILNVYASFCEEYLAIPVIKGKKTEKEKFAGAKATYTIESLMHDGKALQTGTSHNFGTNFSEAFEIKYLDRNGKWQYVHQTSWGVSTRMIGGLIMVHSDNNGLVIPPKVAPVQVMIVPIAQHKEGILEKVAELKERIQQVARVRIDASSKTPGWKFNEYEMKGVPIRLEVGPKDIEKNQVVLVRRDTKEKECVSMDQLEERIVLVLNEIHNFLFQKAKAFRNANTYSVTSFDEMKQVANAKQGFIKAMWCGDLTCEEKLKEEVGVTSRCIPFEQEQLAEECVCCNKKANNLVYWGKAY, encoded by the coding sequence ATGAAAAAAGAACAAGTGCAAGCCATTACAAAGATGGAGGAAGATTTTGCTCAGTGGTATACCGATATTGTGAAGAAAGCAGAACTGGTTGATTATTCAAGTGTAAAAGGTTGTATGATTTTACGTCCATATGGATATGCATTATGGGAGAATATACAAAAAGTGCTGGATGAAAAATTAAAAGCATCCGGTCATGAAAATGTGTATATGCCAATGTTTATTCCAGAAAACTTACTTCAAAAAGAAAAGGATCATGTGGAAGGCTTTGCACCTAAAGTAGCATGGGTTACACATGGAGGAGATGAGAAGTTAGGGGAAAGACTTTGTGTGCGTCCAACATCTGAAACATTATTTTGTGAGCATTTTTCAAAAATTGTTCAGTCTTATAATGATTTACCTAAATTATATAATCAGTGGTGTTCAGTTGTCCGTTGGGAAAAAACGACGAGACCATTTCTTCGCACAACTGAATTTTTATGGCAAGAAGGTCATACAATTCATGAAACGGCAGAGGAATCGCAAAGGGAAACTTTAAATATTTTGAATGTATATGCTTCATTTTGTGAAGAGTATTTAGCAATTCCAGTCATTAAAGGGAAGAAAACGGAAAAGGAAAAATTTGCAGGAGCAAAAGCGACGTATACAATTGAAAGTTTAATGCACGATGGGAAAGCACTTCAAACAGGAACATCTCATAATTTTGGTACAAATTTCTCTGAAGCATTTGAGATTAAATATTTAGATCGGAATGGAAAATGGCAATATGTACATCAAACATCTTGGGGCGTATCCACAAGAATGATTGGGGGGCTTATTATGGTTCATAGTGATAATAATGGACTTGTTATACCGCCAAAAGTTGCACCAGTGCAGGTGATGATTGTGCCAATTGCTCAGCATAAAGAAGGGATATTGGAAAAGGTAGCAGAGTTAAAAGAGCGAATTCAACAAGTTGCACGTGTAAGAATAGATGCGAGTAGTAAAACACCAGGATGGAAGTTTAATGAGTATGAAATGAAAGGTGTGCCAATTCGTTTAGAAGTTGGTCCAAAAGATATCGAAAAAAATCAAGTAGTACTTGTTAGACGAGATACGAAGGAGAAAGAATGTGTATCAATGGATCAATTAGAAGAGCGGATTGTATTGGTACTTAATGAAATTCATAATTTCTTATTTCAGAAAGCAAAGGCATTTCGTAATGCAAACACATACAGCGTTACAAGTTTTGATGAAATGAAGCAAGTAGCTAATGCAAAGCAAGGGTTTATTAAAGCGATGTGGTGCGGCGACCTTACATGTGAAGAGAAATTAAAAGAAGAGGTAGGCGTGACATCGCGTTGCATACCATTTGAACAAGAGCAGTTAGCGGAAGAATGTGTATGCTGTAACAAAAAAGCGAACAATTTAGTCTATTGGGGAAAAGCATATTAA
- a CDS encoding ROK family protein, translating into MKHYIAVDIGGTQMKYGVVSEEGTVLVHHAVPTEIHLGGEQIVQKMIHLSHHLMKLHDISGIGISTAGIVDIHKGIITGGIDHIPNYAGIPIIERLQNILNVPVSIENDVNCAALGEKWKGAGQQRANFIMLTLGTGIGGAIIIGEKLYRGHSFSAGEWGNMRIEGERFEEVASISGLIRLVKQYKSGGQWDGKRIFELYDKKDKEATQAVQKFFQHLAIGISNLAYIFNPEAIIIGGGITARGNVFLEEVKKEVKEYLNRESYENCEIELAQHGNHAGMIGAIYHLLHPSK; encoded by the coding sequence ATGAAACATTATATTGCAGTTGATATTGGTGGTACACAAATGAAATATGGAGTGGTGTCAGAAGAGGGAACAGTGCTAGTACATCATGCAGTTCCGACAGAAATCCATTTAGGTGGGGAGCAGATTGTTCAAAAAATGATTCATTTATCTCATCATTTAATGAAACTTCACGATATCTCTGGCATCGGCATTAGTACAGCTGGAATTGTCGATATTCATAAAGGAATTATAACAGGCGGAATAGATCATATACCAAATTATGCGGGCATTCCAATTATTGAGAGATTACAAAATATATTGAATGTCCCTGTATCTATAGAGAATGATGTAAATTGCGCAGCATTAGGAGAAAAATGGAAGGGGGCCGGACAGCAAAGAGCAAACTTTATTATGCTTACGCTAGGTACAGGAATTGGTGGTGCAATTATCATTGGTGAGAAATTGTATCGTGGTCATTCATTTAGTGCGGGCGAATGGGGGAATATGCGAATAGAAGGGGAAAGATTTGAAGAAGTTGCATCTATTTCAGGATTAATTCGCCTTGTAAAGCAATATAAAAGTGGCGGTCAGTGGGATGGGAAAAGAATCTTTGAACTATACGATAAGAAGGATAAAGAAGCAACGCAAGCTGTTCAAAAATTTTTTCAGCATTTAGCGATTGGAATTAGTAACCTTGCTTACATTTTTAACCCAGAAGCAATCATTATTGGGGGAGGGATTACCGCAAGAGGGAACGTCTTTTTAGAAGAAGTGAAAAAAGAAGTAAAAGAATACTTGAATAGAGAGAGTTATGAAAACTGTGAGATTGAGCTTGCGCAACATGGTAATCATGCTGGAATGATTGGAGCAATTTACCATTTATTACATCCATCTAAATAA
- a CDS encoding TerD family protein, with amino-acid sequence MPIILEKGQKIDLTKGQPKVAKLQVGLGWDPVGQSGGFLSSLFGSKPNIDCDASVVMLENDRFVNKNDLVYFGNKLSACGSIIHSGDNLTGEGEGDDETIFVELHKVPSRINRLVFVVNIYDCVNRRQDFGMIQNAYIRIQNPQTREELARYNLSENYGGKTTLIAGEMYRYGNEWKFSAIGEGTQDKNLSEIVSRYQ; translated from the coding sequence ATGCCTATTATTTTAGAAAAAGGACAGAAGATTGATTTAACGAAGGGACAACCAAAAGTAGCAAAACTACAGGTTGGTTTAGGATGGGATCCTGTGGGACAATCAGGTGGATTTCTCTCTTCCTTATTTGGCAGTAAACCAAACATCGATTGTGATGCATCAGTAGTTATGCTAGAAAACGATCGTTTTGTGAATAAGAATGATCTCGTTTATTTTGGGAATAAGCTTTCTGCTTGTGGGAGTATTATTCATTCAGGTGATAATTTAACAGGTGAAGGAGAAGGCGATGACGAAACAATTTTCGTAGAATTGCATAAAGTTCCAAGTCGTATTAATCGTTTAGTGTTTGTTGTAAACATTTATGATTGTGTGAATCGTCGTCAAGACTTTGGAATGATTCAGAATGCGTATATTCGTATTCAAAATCCGCAAACGCGTGAAGAATTAGCACGTTACAATTTATCTGAAAATTACGGTGGGAAAACGACATTAATTGCAGGTGAAATGTATCGATACGGAAATGAGTGGAAGTTCTCTGCGATTGGGGAAGGCACACAAGATAAAAATTTAAGTGAGATTGTATCTCGTTATCAGTAA
- a CDS encoding TerD family protein, translating into MASISLKKGQKVDLTKTNPGLSKVLVGLGWDTNRYDGQHDFDLDVSVFLVGANGKVSGAEDFVFYNNPKGANGSVQHLGDNRTGEGDGDDEVIKVDLKNVPASIERICFTITIYEGEGRNQNFGQVSNSFVRIIDEEKNAELIRYDLGEDFSIETAVVVGELYRHAGEWKFNAIGSGFQGGLGALCNNFGLDVE; encoded by the coding sequence ATGGCATCTATTTCATTAAAAAAAGGACAAAAGGTTGATTTAACAAAAACAAATCCAGGATTATCTAAAGTACTTGTAGGTCTTGGATGGGACACAAATCGTTATGATGGACAACATGATTTTGATTTAGATGTTAGCGTTTTTCTAGTAGGGGCAAATGGAAAAGTTTCCGGAGCGGAAGACTTTGTATTCTATAACAATCCAAAGGGCGCAAATGGTTCCGTACAACATTTAGGAGATAATCGTACAGGCGAAGGAGACGGCGATGATGAAGTAATTAAAGTAGATTTAAAGAATGTTCCTGCAAGTATTGAGCGCATTTGCTTTACAATTACTATTTATGAAGGAGAAGGTCGCAACCAAAACTTTGGACAAGTATCTAACTCTTTCGTACGCATTATAGATGAAGAAAAGAACGCTGAATTAATCCGCTATGACTTAGGAGAAGATTTCTCGATTGAGACAGCGGTTGTTGTTGGCGAGTTATATCGTCATGCTGGCGAATGGAAGTTTAATGCGATAGGAAGTGGATTCCAAGGTGGATTAGGTGCATTATGTAATAACTTTGGATTAGATGTAGAGTAA
- a CDS encoding TerD family protein, translating into MAIQLQKGQKIDLSKTSPGLKKAIIGLGWDIKAYDGGSDYDLDASAFLLDAHGKCTKETDFIFYNNLQSPCGSVLHTGDNRTGEGEGDDEQLIVDLTKVPADVQKIAFTVTIYDAESRNQNFGQVANAFVRLVNEETNEEILRFDLGEDFSIETAVVFCELYRHNGQWKFNAVGSGFQGGLGALVRAYGLDA; encoded by the coding sequence ATGGCGATCCAGTTGCAAAAGGGACAGAAAATCGATTTGAGTAAGACAAGCCCTGGTCTAAAAAAAGCAATAATCGGCCTTGGGTGGGATATTAAGGCGTATGATGGTGGATCTGATTATGATTTAGATGCATCAGCCTTTTTACTAGATGCACATGGAAAATGTACGAAAGAAACAGATTTTATTTTCTATAACAACTTGCAGTCTCCTTGTGGATCTGTTTTACATACAGGTGACAACCGTACAGGTGAAGGAGAAGGCGATGATGAGCAACTTATTGTAGACTTAACAAAAGTTCCAGCGGATGTTCAAAAAATAGCTTTTACAGTTACAATTTATGATGCGGAAAGTCGGAATCAAAACTTTGGACAAGTCGCAAATGCGTTTGTTCGTTTAGTAAATGAAGAAACAAATGAAGAAATTTTACGTTTTGATTTAGGAGAAGATTTTTCCATTGAAACAGCAGTTGTTTTTTGTGAATTATATCGTCATAATGGACAATGGAAGTTTAATGCGGTAGGAAGTGGATTCCAAGGGGGATTAGGTGCGCTTGTAAGAGCGTATGGCTTGGATGCATAA
- a CDS encoding TerC family protein: MSVLQGILDTYAQFFDLDMWIRVLQDPVSWGLIGTLVVLEGLLSADNALVLAVMVKHLPEKKRKKALFYGLIGAYVFRFIAIGIGMFLIKLWWVKVLGALYLAWLSIKYFIDKRKGESEEEEAHGMNQNSVLFRIFGVFWGTVVMVELMDIAFSVDSVLAAFGVSNEVWILLLGGMLGILMMRGIAGVFLRLLERVPELESTAYILILIIAAKMLLSVIHIEVPHWLFFMILVIAFSATFILHYMRKGQAREEVAATKEDDK, encoded by the coding sequence ATGAGCGTTTTACAAGGAATCCTTGATACGTATGCCCAATTTTTTGATTTGGACATGTGGATTAGAGTATTACAAGATCCAGTATCTTGGGGCTTAATTGGTACACTTGTTGTACTTGAAGGATTATTATCTGCTGATAATGCACTTGTGTTAGCTGTAATGGTAAAACACTTGCCGGAAAAGAAGCGTAAAAAAGCATTATTTTATGGTTTAATTGGTGCATATGTGTTCCGATTTATTGCAATTGGAATCGGGATGTTCTTAATTAAATTATGGTGGGTGAAAGTACTTGGAGCCCTTTACCTTGCATGGCTTTCTATCAAGTACTTTATTGACAAACGCAAAGGTGAGAGTGAAGAAGAAGAAGCTCATGGTATGAACCAAAATAGCGTTCTCTTTAGAATATTTGGTGTATTCTGGGGAACAGTTGTCATGGTTGAGCTTATGGATATTGCATTTTCAGTAGATAGCGTTCTTGCAGCTTTTGGTGTATCCAATGAAGTTTGGATTCTATTATTAGGTGGAATGCTGGGTATTTTAATGATGCGTGGTATTGCAGGCGTATTTTTAAGATTATTAGAACGTGTTCCTGAACTTGAATCGACAGCGTATATTTTAATTTTAATTATTGCAGCGAAGATGTTACTATCTGTGATTCATATTGAAGTACCGCACTGGTTATTCTTTATGATTTTAGTGATCGCATTTAGTGCAACATTTATTTTGCATTATATGCGAAAAGGACAAGCCAGAGAGGAAGTTGCGGCTACGAAGGAAGACGATAAATAA
- a CDS encoding YceG family protein — protein sequence MFSRFTLHPHPLKEEAHLQLFETILEKRPQYELTENEMRFSYIACRILGVPNDVDEYFNELYDYSETKGIHVLYEQNLDKVIDSEKLRQIQEIFAVHQEAPNGLTVNRLVAHLSGKQLLPKVENPDLQYYIHSTFISILKLYEKQHNQSLKTEGFRRFLIDIIKLSENYIAKWFSTIHYKKQMPRIIWYGDAKESRIYFLYFLIMLGCDVLYYHPEGKDVLESIDEEGRTFVFSHPGRISLEPFPDRRRERVATVAYQASKEIEQVLHHDNSLLYKPWQFRMYTPVARTLKTTYDELFILTKEKAFVRPTFFVENKHIYIPSLFAKISGVSKSEKEYFQRLKAVTSFDNSLLINRFPFTKEQKANFQFHYRDALDRAGKLHPDQIMNSHWWPHKRLPEGLQHGIAEAIIHTCESDLFKPIGKETKQDVALYVFAQLSQIPPHILELLEKFDYSQEVPKIVIFNNEKSGELTRSDAALLLFLNQIGIDVLHFNPTGRNDIEPYIAEAAFDSHWLEEVNFNLEFHGASAYKNLSQTIKGLFRPFL from the coding sequence GTGTTTTCGCGTTTTACACTTCATCCACACCCTTTAAAAGAAGAAGCTCATTTACAGCTATTCGAAACAATTTTAGAAAAACGTCCGCAATATGAGTTAACAGAAAATGAAATGAGATTTAGCTATATAGCCTGTCGTATTCTTGGAGTTCCTAATGATGTCGATGAGTATTTTAATGAATTATATGATTATAGTGAAACAAAAGGAATTCATGTATTGTATGAACAAAATTTAGATAAAGTCATTGATTCTGAAAAACTTCGTCAGATTCAAGAGATATTTGCTGTGCATCAAGAAGCGCCAAATGGTCTTACTGTGAATCGGCTTGTTGCACACTTATCGGGGAAACAATTGTTACCAAAAGTAGAGAATCCAGATTTACAGTACTATATACATAGTACTTTTATTTCTATATTGAAATTATATGAGAAGCAACATAATCAATCATTAAAAACAGAAGGATTTCGTCGCTTCTTAATTGATATAATCAAATTAAGTGAGAATTATATAGCTAAGTGGTTCTCTACAATTCACTATAAAAAACAAATGCCACGTATTATTTGGTATGGTGATGCAAAAGAGAGCCGCATCTACTTTTTATATTTTCTTATTATGCTTGGATGTGACGTTTTATATTATCATCCAGAAGGAAAAGATGTTTTGGAAAGTATTGATGAAGAGGGGCGAACTTTTGTATTCTCTCATCCAGGACGCATTTCATTGGAGCCATTTCCAGACCGCCGCCGTGAGCGCGTTGCAACAGTGGCATATCAAGCATCGAAGGAAATTGAACAAGTGCTTCATCATGATAATTCACTCTTATATAAACCGTGGCAATTCCGCATGTATACACCGGTAGCACGTACACTCAAGACAACATACGATGAACTTTTCATTCTTACAAAAGAAAAGGCATTTGTCCGCCCGACATTTTTTGTAGAGAATAAACATATTTATATTCCTTCTCTATTTGCGAAAATATCAGGGGTTTCCAAAAGTGAAAAAGAATATTTTCAGCGATTAAAAGCTGTTACATCGTTTGATAATAGTCTATTAATTAATAGATTTCCATTTACAAAAGAACAAAAAGCTAACTTTCAATTTCATTATCGAGATGCATTAGATCGAGCCGGGAAATTACATCCAGATCAAATTATGAATAGTCATTGGTGGCCACATAAGCGCCTGCCTGAAGGACTGCAACATGGTATCGCAGAAGCTATTATTCATACATGCGAAAGCGATCTATTTAAACCAATTGGAAAAGAAACAAAACAAGATGTTGCATTATATGTTTTTGCGCAACTTTCTCAAATTCCACCTCATATTTTAGAACTTCTTGAGAAATTCGATTATTCACAAGAGGTGCCAAAAATTGTTATATTTAACAATGAGAAGAGTGGGGAATTAACACGTTCTGACGCAGCGTTATTGTTATTTTTAAACCAAATTGGGATTGATGTACTACACTTCAATCCAACAGGAAGAAATGATATTGAGCCCTATATTGCAGAAGCAGCATTTGATTCCCATTGGCTTGAGGAAGTGAATTTCAATCTTGAATTTCATGGTGCATCAGCTTATAAGAATTTATCTCAAACAATTAAAGGGCTATTTCGTCCATTTTTATAA
- a CDS encoding toxic anion resistance protein, with translation MKNPVILDSKTELTEQTAQDVRMQLRQDPEVQRIYNAIDIKDQLELIELGKEPSMEISRFADQILHTMSLAKVEDSGDLLKQLGKIMDKFDSKDFAEEKGGFFSRMFKKADKLIEQIFSKYQTMGREIDKVYVEITKYQDEMKKSIGTLDGLYDQNLKYYLDLEKYVVAGEMLLERLNTELIPMYEERVQNNDQLAGIELESLRNSVEILEQRIDDLEKARMVALLTAPQIRMIQRGNNKLIGKINTAFITTIPIFKNGIIQAVNAKRQKLVADSMAELDRRTNELLKKNAQNIATQSVEVARLSGSSSIKMETLEETWNIISRGMQETRQIEEQNKREREEGRKRMAELTENIKKELRG, from the coding sequence ATGAAGAATCCAGTTATACTTGATTCTAAAACAGAATTAACGGAACAAACGGCACAAGATGTGCGCATGCAACTTAGACAGGATCCAGAAGTTCAACGAATTTATAATGCCATTGATATTAAAGATCAGCTGGAATTAATTGAGCTTGGTAAAGAGCCTTCAATGGAAATTTCTCGCTTTGCCGATCAAATTTTACATACAATGTCATTAGCGAAGGTCGAAGATTCCGGTGATTTACTGAAACAACTTGGTAAAATTATGGATAAATTTGATAGTAAAGATTTTGCGGAAGAAAAAGGTGGATTTTTCTCTCGTATGTTTAAAAAAGCAGATAAATTGATTGAACAAATCTTTAGTAAATATCAAACAATGGGGCGCGAAATTGACAAAGTATATGTGGAAATTACGAAATATCAAGATGAAATGAAAAAATCAATCGGTACGCTAGACGGTTTATATGATCAAAATTTAAAGTACTATTTAGACTTAGAGAAGTACGTGGTCGCAGGCGAAATGTTGTTAGAACGTTTAAATACAGAATTAATTCCTATGTATGAAGAACGGGTGCAAAATAACGACCAATTAGCAGGAATCGAGTTAGAATCTCTTAGAAACTCTGTTGAAATTTTAGAGCAGCGTATCGATGATTTGGAAAAAGCTCGTATGGTTGCATTGTTAACAGCACCACAAATTCGGATGATTCAACGTGGTAATAATAAATTAATTGGGAAAATCAATACAGCCTTCATTACTACAATCCCAATCTTCAAAAATGGAATTATTCAAGCTGTAAATGCAAAGCGTCAAAAACTAGTTGCGGATTCAATGGCCGAATTGGATCGTCGTACAAATGAGCTTCTTAAGAAAAATGCCCAAAATATTGCAACACAAAGTGTAGAGGTTGCGAGGTTATCTGGGTCTTCGAGTATTAAAATGGAGACGTTAGAAGAAACTTGGAATATTATTTCAAGGGGCATGCAAGAAACACGGCAAATTGAAGAACAAAATAAGCGGGAACGTGAAGAAGGGCGTAAGCGTATGGCTGAGCTTACAGAGAATATTAAAAAAGAATTGCGAGGATAA
- a CDS encoding DUF1128 domain-containing protein, whose amino-acid sequence MDLSVKSQENVEHMVEAIKEKLRMVNAGAMKAANFDEDMYEDLRDIYDHVMKRETFSISEMQAITEELGTLMKK is encoded by the coding sequence GTGGATTTATCCGTAAAGTCACAAGAAAATGTTGAACATATGGTAGAAGCCATTAAAGAAAAATTACGTATGGTCAATGCAGGTGCCATGAAAGCTGCGAACTTTGACGAAGATATGTACGAAGATTTACGCGACATTTACGATCATGTTATGAAACGTGAAACATTCAGTATTAGTGAAATGCAAGCTATTACAGAAGAATTAGGTACATTAATGAAAAAATAG
- a CDS encoding low molecular weight protein-tyrosine-phosphatase — MIQVLFVCLGNICRSPMAEAIFRKLVRNEGLENEIQIDSAGTGDWHIGQPPHKGTQKILTENEVSFEGIKARQIEKEDLTKFDYIIAMDNRNIVDLEKIGKCGGYIGRLSDFVPDSGWTDVPDPYFTGNFQEVYDLVTEGCAKLLTFIRNEQGI; from the coding sequence GTGATTCAAGTATTGTTTGTTTGTCTTGGAAACATTTGTCGGTCACCTATGGCAGAGGCGATTTTTAGAAAACTTGTTAGAAACGAAGGGTTAGAAAATGAGATTCAAATTGATTCTGCTGGGACAGGAGATTGGCATATTGGACAGCCGCCTCATAAAGGAACGCAAAAAATTTTAACAGAAAATGAAGTCTCTTTTGAAGGAATTAAAGCACGTCAAATAGAAAAAGAAGACTTAACAAAGTTTGATTATATTATTGCCATGGACAATAGGAATATAGTGGATTTAGAAAAAATTGGTAAATGTGGAGGCTATATTGGTAGACTGTCCGATTTTGTTCCAGATAGTGGCTGGACAGATGTTCCTGACCCTTATTTTACAGGGAACTTTCAAGAAGTATACGACCTTGTAACAGAAGGGTGCGCAAAGTTATTAACATTCATTCGCAATGAGCAAGGAATATGA
- a CDS encoding DUF4075 domain-containing protein, with protein MAKKNNIARNIAIGVAAGVAISMLKKENREKVKQTAEKAKTKMIEIGENAKIKEKMQTVTDKGRELADFNVVKAKVAEIKKLTPTVVDTIKETKEIFTKKKIHSEEKPETIEIQAAPVKAKELKAEEEPVVAQDGGMKEARELLMKDSQTEEKKTEAYVELKENKEEKKSV; from the coding sequence ATGGCAAAAAAGAATAATATAGCTCGAAATATTGCAATTGGGGTAGCAGCAGGTGTAGCAATTTCTATGTTAAAAAAAGAAAATCGTGAAAAGGTAAAACAAACAGCAGAAAAAGCAAAAACAAAGATGATTGAAATTGGTGAGAATGCGAAAATAAAAGAAAAAATGCAAACTGTTACAGATAAAGGGCGCGAGCTTGCTGATTTTAATGTAGTAAAAGCTAAAGTAGCAGAAATAAAGAAGTTAACGCCGACTGTTGTGGATACAATAAAGGAAACGAAAGAAATCTTTACTAAGAAAAAAATCCATTCAGAAGAGAAGCCGGAAACAATTGAAATTCAGGCTGCTCCTGTAAAAGCTAAAGAGTTAAAAGCGGAAGAAGAGCCAGTGGTAGCTCAAGACGGTGGTATGAAAGAAGCACGTGAGTTACTTATGAAGGACTCTCAGACAGAGGAAAAGAAAACAGAAGCATATGTGGAATTAAAAGAGAATAAAGAAGAGAAGAAAAGTGTTTAA
- a CDS encoding YihY/virulence factor BrkB family protein, producing MKKILEKARGNRVYSFGKDLYDRTMRDDVAGLAAQLAYFFLLAIFPGLVFVITLLGFIDLQTENVLNLLEPYVPEEAMNLIEVNVDQVINNQNGGLLSFGLLSMLWFASNGVNAVMNAFNRAYDVKETRSFIVTRALSIVFTLAMIFMIVFALIVPVFGQVIGAAVFKVLGLSESFSFVWSIIRLVASFLVLFALFSFLYTFAPDRKLKRREVISGALFATVGWIVVSYSFAYYVDKFANYANTYGGLGGIIILMLWFYLTAWVILLGGEINGLLYFYRTNDNNSRNEK from the coding sequence ATGAAAAAAATTCTAGAAAAAGCAAGAGGAAATCGTGTCTATTCGTTTGGAAAAGATTTATATGATCGAACGATGCGAGATGATGTAGCGGGCTTAGCAGCACAGCTCGCTTATTTCTTCTTGCTTGCTATTTTTCCTGGGCTTGTTTTTGTAATCACGCTTCTTGGATTTATTGACCTTCAAACAGAGAATGTGCTCAACTTATTGGAGCCTTATGTGCCTGAAGAGGCAATGAACTTAATTGAAGTAAATGTAGATCAAGTAATAAATAATCAAAATGGTGGATTACTATCATTTGGTTTATTATCAATGCTATGGTTTGCTTCAAATGGTGTAAATGCAGTGATGAATGCATTTAATCGTGCTTATGATGTAAAGGAAACGCGCTCTTTCATTGTAACAAGAGCTTTGTCTATTGTATTTACACTGGCGATGATTTTTATGATCGTTTTCGCCTTAATTGTGCCTGTTTTTGGACAAGTAATTGGAGCCGCTGTGTTTAAAGTGCTCGGTTTATCAGAAAGTTTTTCTTTCGTATGGAGTATTATACGATTAGTAGCGAGCTTTTTAGTTTTATTCGCTTTATTTAGCTTCTTATATACATTTGCACCTGATCGCAAATTAAAAAGAAGAGAAGTTATATCCGGAGCATTATTTGCAACAGTTGGATGGATTGTCGTATCGTACTCATTTGCCTATTATGTAGACAAGTTTGCAAATTATGCCAATACATATGGTGGCCTTGGTGGTATTATCATTTTGATGTTGTGGTTCTATTTGACTGCTTGGGTCATTTTACTAGGTGGAGAAATTAATGGATTACTTTACTTTTACCGTACTAATGACAATAATTCCCGGAATGAAAAGTAG